The nucleotide sequence GACAAGAAGCTGGCCGAGGGCGTGGCTCCGGAAAAGCCCATGGAGTGGGGCGCGGTCATGAGCAACTACTTCCTCGTCGGCATCGTGCCCGAGGCCGCCGATCTGCGTGGCAAGGCCAAGCTTGAGGACGGCGTGTTCCGCGTGGCCCTGGACAAGGACGGCCTGGAGGTCCCGGCCGGTGGTCGCTCCGATCTCTCCATTGCCTATTTCCTCGGTCCCAAGGTGCCCAAGTACCTGGAAATGGCCCCGCACAAGCTGGTCGCCTCCATCGACTACGGCTGGTTCGACTTCGTGGCCAAGCCGCTTATCAAGCTCCTGCACTTCTTTTATGACTATGTCGGCAACTACGGCGTGGCCATCATTTTGCTGACCATCCTCATCAAGCTCATCTTCTGGCCCCTGTCCCAGAAGTCCTACAAGTCCATGGATCAGATGAAGAAGCTGCAGCCGCTGCTCACCCAGCTTCGCGAGAAGTACAAGGATGACCGGCAGAAGATGAATGAAGAGATGATGCAGCTGTACAAGACCTACAAGGTCAATCCGGCCGGCGGCTGTCTGCCCATGATCGTGCAGATCCCCGTCTTTTTCGGGTTGTACCAGGCGCTGCTGCATTCCATCGAACTGCGCCACGCCTCGTTCATCACCCATCTGCCCTTCACCAATATGATCTGGCTGGCCGACCTCTCGGCCAAGGACCCATTCTACATCACGCCGCTGATCATGGGCGCGACCATGTTCCTCCAGCAGAAGATGACCCCGGCTCCGGGCGATCCCACCCAGGCCAAGGTCATGCTTTTTATGCCCGTCATCTTCACTTTCATGTTCCTCAACTTCCCCTCCGGACTGGTCGTGTACTGGCTGGTCAACAACGTCATTTCCATCGCCCAGCAGGGATGGATGCTCAACAAGAAGTCCTGACGCCTCGTCAGCGAGCATCCGGCCGCGAACAGATGGAAGCGCAACGCAAGGAGCAACTATGAGCGAATGGAAGACCTACAGCGGCAAATCCGTGGACGAGGCCATGGAAGAAGCCTGCCGCAGCCTGAGCGCGCCCCGGGAAAAGCTCGAGGTCGAAATCCTCTCCGGCGGCTCGTCGGGCATCTTTGGCCTTGTCGGCAAGAAAAAGGCCCAGGTCCGGGCCCGGCTGCGCGAAGAGGTCAATCTCCTCTCCGACATGGGCGGCAAGGGCGAGCGCCGGGACAATGACCGCCGTGACGGCGGCCGGCGGGGCAACCAGCGCCAGGCCGATGCCCCGCGCCAGGACGGGCAGGCCAAGGCCGCGCCCAAGGCCGAACCCAAGCCGGCCCCTAAGGCCGCGCCCACGCCCGCGCCGGTTGAAGAACGGCCGGCCCCTGTCCAGAGCGCCGCGCCGACTGCACCGGCCGCGCCGAGCGCTCCGGCCCCCAAGGCCGAAACACCGCCGCCTCCGCCCCGCCAGGCCGCGCCCGCTATGTCGGACCTTTCCGGCGACGACGAACCTTTTGAGGATGACTTCGACGACGCCCGCGACCAGAGCGAGGCCGATTCCGGCCGGTCCGGCCGCGAATCCCGTCGAGCAGCGCCAGCTGCCGAGCCGCAGCCGCTGACGCCCGAACTCTCGGCCATCGTGCGTGAGGCCATGGAGCACATGCTCGACGGCATCCTTGGCCAGCGTCCCGAATTCGAGATCTCCGGCCACAGCGAACGCGTTTCCGTGCTGATCTTTGACGAAGAAAATTCCGGCCTGCTCATTGGCCGCGAAGGCCAGACCCTGGCCGCCATCCAGTACATCGTCAACCGCATCGTCATCCGTCGCCACGGCAGCCCGGTCAAGGTCCAGATCAACACCGGCGAGTACCGCGAGCGCCAGGACGACAACCTGCGCAAGATGGCCATTTTCCTGGCCGACAAGGCCAAGACCCTGGGCCGTCCCCAGTCCACCAAGCCCCTGTCCTCCTACCACCGCCGGGTGGTGCATCTGGCCTTGCAGGAAGACGAGGGCATCTCCACCCGTTCCAAGGGCGAAGGGCCGCTCAAGCGCGTGCTCATCCTGCCACGCGGCGGCCGGGGCGAGTCCCAGTCCAGCCAGCGTTCCTAAGCGCGCCGGCGGCGCACCAATCATGTTCGCAAGCGGCGGGGTATCATGCCCCGCCGTTGTTGTTTGCGGCGGCTGCGCTACTGTTCGGTGAAGGGCGGGGCTTTATCGGACGCCCACCACCCAACAGCGCGAAGCTTGGTTGTGGACAGGGCGACGGGCAGCAATGTCTTCGGCATTCTCGGGAACCATCTTGCAGGGAGAGGCTTCCAGGCGCGATCAGGGCCGCATTCCCCTCGACCTTGCAGCGCATTTCCTATACAAGCCCGGTTTCCGCCACGCCCATGACCGGGATGTTGCCTGGATGCGCCGCGCTGGCGGCCCCGGGGCACAGGCCGCGCCGTATCCGGCGGCCGTCCTGTGCGGTCGGCTGTTTCAGGCCGGGCCGAGGGCAGGGCGGCAAGGAGGAACCATGCGCAAGGCTTCGCTTCGGGCCGACATCCTGTGTCTTGTCACCGCGCTTATCTGGGGTTTTGCCTTCGTGGCCCAGCGGATGGGCATGGACCATATCGGCCCCATGGCCTTTAACGGCATCCGCTTTGCTCTGGGGGCCATGGTGCTTGCCCCCTTGGCCATTCGCTCCCTGCGCTATCCGCCGCCGGCCCCATTTTTGCCCGGGGCCAAGGACGGCTTTCCCTGGCTCGGGGGACTCGCGGCCGGCGGCGTGCTCTTTGCCGGCGCGACCCTGCAGCAGGTGGGGATGCTCTATACCACGGCCGGCAAAGCCGGCTTTATTACCGGGCTGTATGTGGTGCTGGTACCGCTTTTGGGTCTCTTCTTCGGCCAGAAGGCGGCTCGGGGCGACGTCATCGGGGCGGTGGCCGCCGCCGTGGGCTTGTATTTCCTGTCCGTCACCGAGGATTTCACCCTGGCCCCGGGCGACGGCCTGGAACTGATCGGCGCGGTGTTCTGGGCCGGCCATGTGCTGGTCATCGGCTGGCTTTCCCCGCGCACCCGGGCGCTGCCCCTGGCCTTGGCCCAGTATGGCGTGTGCTCCATCCTGAGCCTGACGGCGGCGGTGATCTTCGAGGACACCACTTGGGCCGGCGTTGCCGGCGCGGGCTGGGCCATCCTCTACGGCGGCGTGCTGTCCGTGGGCGTGGCCTACACCCTGCAGGTGGTGGCCCAGCGCGACGCCAACCCCACCCATGCCGCTGTGCTGCTCAGCTTCGAGACGGTGTTCGCGGCCGTGGGCGGGGCGCTGTTTCTGGACGAGAGTCTGGGCGGGCGCGGGCTTTTTGGCTGCTGCCTGATGTTCGCCGGCATGTTGGCCGCCCAGCTGTGGCCGCGCAAGCCTGCCTCGGCCTGAGGGTGAGGCGGACACTCCCCATAAAAAAAGCCCGGCCGGAGCCGGGCTTTTTTTATGGGCTAGTGAACGCTGCCTACTGGCAGAGTTTTTCCTTCTTGACGCTTTCGAGGAGTTCGCAGTCGCCCAGCGAACAGGCCTTCTGGTAGTCCTGGCACATGGGGCCGTACTGCTTGAGGCGCAGGTAGGTGAATCCCCGGCCCTTGTAGTAGTCGGCTTCGGTGGGGCCAAGGCTGATGGCCTTGTTGAAGTCCTCAACGGCCTGCTGGTACTTGTCGGACCGGGCGCGGCTCAATCCCCGCATGGAATAGGCCAGGGCGAAGCTGGGGTTTTTCTCGATGGCCTTGGTATAGTCGTCGATGGCCTTGGGATACTGGGCCAGGTAGTAGTGGGCGTGGCCCCGGCTGGCGAAGAAATCGGCCCGGTTGGGATTGAGCTTGATGGCCTTGTCAAAAAATTCGATGGCCTTTTGGAATTTGTTTTGCTTGCCGAATTCGATACCCTTTTCAAAGGCTGCTTCGGCATCGGCAGAATCCCGGCTTTCGGGCAGGGCCGGGGTCGGGTCGGCCGTTTCCGCGGCGCGGGACGGCTTGGCCGGAGCCCGTTCGGGCACGGCCTCGGGTTCGGCCTCGGGCAGGCCCCGCCCGGGCAATTCGGCTTCGGCCGCCTTGGCCGCCGCCGCCGCCGGGATGGTCAGCTTCTGGCCAGCGTGGAGCTTCTTGCCCATGTCGGGGTTGAGCCGGGCAAGTTCTTTTACGCTGATGTGGTAGCGCTTGGCCACGGAATCGGGCGTTTCGTTTTTGCGCACGGTGTGGCTGATGGTGGCGTCGTGGCTTTCAGTGGACTTGGCCGATTTGGCCGAAGGTTTTTCGCCCGGTTCGGGCTTGGCGTGATCGGCCTTGGCCGGCGCGCCGCCCGGCAGTACCAGGACATCGCCGATGAGCATCTTGTTCGGCTTAAGATTCTTATTGGCCTTTAAGAGGTCGTCAACGCTGACGCCATGTTTGGCGGCGATGCCGCCCAGGGAGTCGCCTTTTTTAACGGTGTAGCTGCCGCCGTGGCCGGACGGGGCAGGAGCCGGGGCACCGGTGCTGGAGGTGGCGGATTTTTTCTCTTTCTCCCGGTCCCGGGCTTCGGCGGCGCGTTCCTTGGGCGAGGTCGGCTCAGCTTTCGCCTTGTCCTTGTGGGCAGGCTCTTTGTCCGGGGCTTTCTTGTCGGCCTTGGCCGGAGCGGAGCTGCCGGGGATGGTCAGGCTGTCGCCGATGAGCATTTTGTTCGGCTTGAGGTTCTTGTTGGCCTTGAGCAGCTCGTCCACGGAAATGTTATGCTTTTTGGCGATGGACTGCGGCGTGTCCCCGGCCTGGACGGTATAGGCGTCCGCCTGGGGGGGGAGGCTTGCCACGGCCAGGCCCAGGCAGATAAGGGCGGAAAGAAAAGCTGAAATTCGAGGCATGGCACCACCTTGGTACGATCTTACGGGTCATGAGTCATCGAAGGTGAACAAGTTTGAAGTGTTCGTTCTAGACTACCTCGGCCCAAGGGGCAACGTTTTTCCAAATACGAAAGATTACAGGAAAATGAAAATGTTGTTCATGTTGGCCGGGGCAGTCTTTGATCGGCCGCGCACGTTGTTCATCGCGGTGACACGCCGCCAGTGGGAGGGGAAATAGGCATGAAGCGCCCGAGTCTGGCCGTGACGCTCGTCACCTACACCTACAACGACCACGCCCTGGCGGCCGGGCTGCTGGCCGAAGCCGCGTCCTGGGAGGGCGTGCCCCGGGAATGCGTGGTGGTGGACGACGGTTCGGCCGTGCCCTTTGCCGCGCCGGACGCGGTCCCGGTTCCCCGGGTGGTGCGCCTGTCCCCCAACCAGGGGCCGGCCCGGGCCAAGGCCGCCGGCATCGGCGCGGCCGGGAGCCGGTTCGTGCTGTCGCTCGACGCCGACATCCGCCTGCCGCCGGACTGGCTGGTCCGCTGCCTGCCCGAAGCGGCCCGGCCCGAGGTCGGCATCGTGGCCACGCCCATCGTCAACGACGCTGGAGAGGGTCTTTTGGCCGACTACCAAAGACTGCGCTACAGCCTGGCCAACGGCTTTTCCGGCGACGCCCAGGTCGCGCCGGCCGGCGTATGGCTCATGCGCCGCGAGGTCTGGCAGCGCCATGGCTTCCACGACTTTGCCGGCCGGCTCCATGAAGACGTGCTTTTCAGCCGTACCCTGCGCGCCGCCGGCCTGGCCCTGCGCGTCCTGCCCGGCCCACCGGCCCGACAGATCCGGCGGCTGTCCCGCACCACCATGGCCCGGCGCGGCTGGACCTGGCAGGGGCCGGAGTTTCTGGAGGCGGCCAAGGCCAATCCCATTGATCCGGCCAACGCCCTGCTTGTGGCCGTGGGCCGGCGCATGGAACGCCACCGGGCCGTCAATCCTGCCTTTGTCTACTATGACTGCCTGTATCTGGCCCACGCCCTGGTCGAAATCCTGACCCGGGCCGGCTACGGCGACGAGGCGGCAGCCCTGCCGGCGGCCCTGGCGGCGATATTGCCCGAACCCCGTGCCGGCGCGTATCTGCTGGCCGACTTGGCCCGGCTGGGCCATGGGAATGCGCCGGACGAATCGGCCGGACAGGCGTTTCCCCTGGCCGCCGCCCTGGGCCAGGGACTGGCCTCCCTGCTGCCGCCGGACGCGGGGGCGGCCCTGGCCGCCGCCCTGCCCGAGCTGGCTGCCGAGGACGCCCGGGAGGATTGGGATTTTTCCTTCTACGACGGCTTGCCGCCCGGGTCGAAATAGAGCCCGGCCGCAGCCTGGGGCGATGCCGGGCCGGAGCGTTATGGGAACGCCCCGGCCCGGACCGTGGGTATAGGCCAAGTCCGCCGACGCGGCCTCGTGTCGGGTCCACGAAAAGCGCATAGAGCGTTTCGTGGACAATGTATTGAAACAACCTGTTTTTCTTGAAAATATGATCGTATTTTTTAAGGGATGCTCCGCTAGACCGTGATGACCTGCTTGCCGACCATGGTGCCGCTGCGCTGGCGCTGGTGTGCCTGGCGTACGTTCTCGACGGTGAGGCCCTTGGCGGTCAGGGCCAGGGTGGGGCGCAAACGCCCGGCGTCGAGGAGTCCGGCTATCTGCTGCAAAATTTCCCCTTGGCGGGCCATGTCCGGGGTGGCGAACATCGAACGGGTGAACATGAATTCCCAGCACAGGCGCACGGCTTTTTGCTTGAATGCCGTGATGTCCAGCGGCCCGGACGGATCGTCGATGAGGCAGACCGAGCCTTGTGGCGCGATGACCCGGGCCATGGCCGTCCAGTGCTCCTCCATGTGGGTGGTGCAGTAGATGGCGTCGAAATCGCCCAGCCCGGCCGCCTCGGCCTCGGCCGCCAGATCGCCCCGGCCAAGGACATTTTTTGCCCCGATTTCCAGACACCAGGCGGCCGATTCCGGCCGGCCGGCCGTGGCCGTGACGTCAAGGCCGGCCCAGGCGGCCAGCTGGATGACCATGGACCCGACTCCGCCGGCCCCGCCGACGACCAGCAGGCCGCGGCCGGCATTGGCTCCCTCGGCCGCGGTGAAGCCCAGCCGGTCGAACAACCCTTCCCAGGCCGTGAGGCTGGTCAGCGGCAGGGCGGCGGCCTGCTCCGGGGACAGGCTTGCCGGAGCCGGGGCGACAAGGCGTTCGTCCACGGCCTGATAGTCGGCGTTGCAGCCGTCGCGGGTGATGGAGCCGGCGTAGTAGACGGTCTGCCCTGGCGTGAAGCGGCCGGCCTTCACGCCCACGGCCTCCACCATGCCCTGGGCGTCCCAGCCCAGGATCCGTTCCTGACCAGGGGCCAGCCGATCAAAGACCTTGGTGTCCACGGGGTTTACACCCACGGCTTGCAGGCGCACGACAATATCGTGCGCTCGGGGTTCGGGCTCGGGCAGTTCCTTTTCCGTAAAGGCCTGGGGCGCTTCGGGATCGAAGCCGCCCGTGGCGATGATGGCTTTCATGGGTGCTCCTGGGGTTGCGGGCAACAGGGGCGGGCCGACGCTGCGGCCGCCCCGGGTTTGAGGCCACTGTGGCACGATTGGCCGGGATGGGAAACGGATTTGGGGGCGTCTTCCGAGTCTGCCATGGAATTTCCGGTCCCTCCCTCTGGGCCGGACGCTGCCGCCCCACGGACCCCGCCGCGACATTTTCGCCGCTGGCGCATTGACTTGCTCCCGGGAAACCGCAATAAGCTCAAGCATATCTCCATGTCAGGAGGCGAGCATGGGCACAAGCGACGGACGGCTCGGGGCCGTGGCCAATTTTTTCATCAAGCACGCGCTGGCGATTTTCCTGGTCGCCACCCTGGTCTGCCTGCTGCTGGTCGCTTCGCTGACGAGCGTGCTGAAGCCCCATGTGGTCGGGGCGTGGCTGCTTGTCGGCATCCTCACCTCGCTGCTGTTTTCCGGCGTGGCCCTGGTGGTGGTGCTGGCCATGGCCGCCGTGGACAAGGCGCGCCACCTGAAACTCATCACCTACCAAGACAAGCAAAGCCTGGCCCTGCGGGAGCGCTTCGAACTGGAAAAGATCGGCGCGGCCGATCTCTACTCGCCCTATTTTCGGGTCCATGAGGGGAAAAGCTTCGTCAAATGCGAACTCACCGGCCCGGGTTCCATCTTTCTCCAGGATTCGAGCACGCTGGAGGATTGTTCCTTCCATCTGTGCGACATCGTGGTGGTGGCCGCCGACGAGCGGGTGAACACGGCGGCCTATTTTCAGCGCTCGACCTTCACCGGCTGCCGCTTCGTCAATCTCGTCATCTACATGACCGAGGCCATGTCCGCCGGAGCCCTTGGCGGGCGCTGCGGCGTGGAGACCGGCGATTTGTGCGTGCTTGGCCGCAAGGCGGGGTGACCATGTCCCTGCCGCTGTCCCTGTAGCCCTGATCCTCTTGCACCGCGCAACGTGGGAGAGACCATGAAACGCAACACCGCTTCCGCCTTCGCCGCCGTCCTGGGGCTGTGCGCCCTGGCCGCCCTTTCGGGATGCAGCGAACTGGCGCTGCTCGATCCCAAGGGACCCATCGGCGAGGCCGAGCGCCGGCTCATCTTCATCGCCTTCGGGCTCATGCTCATCGTGGTCATCCCGGTCATCGTCATGGCCGTGTGGTTTCCCCACAAGTACCGGGAGTCCAACACCGAGGCCGAGTATGCGCCCAAGTGGAGCCATTCGGGCAAGATCGAGCTGGTCATGTGGCTGATCCCCATGGTCATCGTCATCCTGCTCTCCACGCTGCTGTGGATCGAGACCCATCGCCTGGACCCCTACAAGCCCCTGGCCGCGCCGGACAAGCAACTGCCCGTCGAGGTGGTGAGCCTCGATTGGAAATGGCTTTTCATCTATCCCCGGCAGGGCGTGGCCGTGGTCAACGAGCTGGTCTTCCCGGCCGGGATGCCCCTGGCCTTTGACATCACCTCCGACACGGTCATGACCTCGTTTTTCATCCCGCGCCTGGGCAGCCAGATCTACGCCATGGGCGGCATGCGCACCAAGCTGCATCTGCTGGCCGACACCGAAGGCGAGTACGTCGGCCAGAACCAGCAGTTCAGCGGCGCGGGCTACCCCGACATGTTCTTCCCGGCCCGGGCCGTCTCCCAGGCGGGGTTCGACGCCTGGCTGCAAAAGGTCAAAGCCTCGCCCGAGACCCTGAACATGACCCGGTTCGACGAACTGCGCAAACCCGGCGTCGCGGCCGCCCCGGTCTATTTCTCCAAGATTGAGCCGGGCATCTTCGAGGCCATACTCGGCAAATACGACCCCATGACCAAGCAGGGCTCGCCCCAGCCG is from Solidesulfovibrio magneticus RS-1 and encodes:
- the yidC gene encoding membrane protein insertase YidC → MENKRVILAVALSLAVLVGWNFLFPPAKQAPKPDAAVSQQDAPAQSSPAAPAAKAETLAAFAPTPGKRITIDTPLYTAVLNSTGGVLEQFALKNYRETIKPDSPLVNLIDDKAKAKAPLGIILNGSPTWQNVDWSAEGGDLKLEAGAAGTVVLAGRMGDVVVKRELTFSGDSYIIDEKFSLSNNGGAPLRNRLSLTVAVDRLSAADDSYNPTQAAFYGASGLDLESGDKKLAEGVAPEKPMEWGAVMSNYFLVGIVPEAADLRGKAKLEDGVFRVALDKDGLEVPAGGRSDLSIAYFLGPKVPKYLEMAPHKLVASIDYGWFDFVAKPLIKLLHFFYDYVGNYGVAIILLTILIKLIFWPLSQKSYKSMDQMKKLQPLLTQLREKYKDDRQKMNEEMMQLYKTYKVNPAGGCLPMIVQIPVFFGLYQALLHSIELRHASFITHLPFTNMIWLADLSAKDPFYITPLIMGATMFLQQKMTPAPGDPTQAKVMLFMPVIFTFMFLNFPSGLVVYWLVNNVISIAQQGWMLNKKS
- a CDS encoding protein jag, giving the protein MSEWKTYSGKSVDEAMEEACRSLSAPREKLEVEILSGGSSGIFGLVGKKKAQVRARLREEVNLLSDMGGKGERRDNDRRDGGRRGNQRQADAPRQDGQAKAAPKAEPKPAPKAAPTPAPVEERPAPVQSAAPTAPAAPSAPAPKAETPPPPPRQAAPAMSDLSGDDEPFEDDFDDARDQSEADSGRSGRESRRAAPAAEPQPLTPELSAIVREAMEHMLDGILGQRPEFEISGHSERVSVLIFDEENSGLLIGREGQTLAAIQYIVNRIVIRRHGSPVKVQINTGEYRERQDDNLRKMAIFLADKAKTLGRPQSTKPLSSYHRRVVHLALQEDEGISTRSKGEGPLKRVLILPRGGRGESQSSQRS
- a CDS encoding DMT family transporter, with the protein product MRKASLRADILCLVTALIWGFAFVAQRMGMDHIGPMAFNGIRFALGAMVLAPLAIRSLRYPPPAPFLPGAKDGFPWLGGLAAGGVLFAGATLQQVGMLYTTAGKAGFITGLYVVLVPLLGLFFGQKAARGDVIGAVAAAVGLYFLSVTEDFTLAPGDGLELIGAVFWAGHVLVIGWLSPRTRALPLALAQYGVCSILSLTAAVIFEDTTWAGVAGAGWAILYGGVLSVGVAYTLQVVAQRDANPTHAAVLLSFETVFAAVGGALFLDESLGGRGLFGCCLMFAGMLAAQLWPRKPASA
- a CDS encoding LysM peptidoglycan-binding domain-containing protein; its protein translation is MPRISAFLSALICLGLAVASLPPQADAYTVQAGDTPQSIAKKHNISVDELLKANKNLKPNKMLIGDSLTIPGSSAPAKADKKAPDKEPAHKDKAKAEPTSPKERAAEARDREKEKKSATSSTGAPAPAPSGHGGSYTVKKGDSLGGIAAKHGVSVDDLLKANKNLKPNKMLIGDVLVLPGGAPAKADHAKPEPGEKPSAKSAKSTESHDATISHTVRKNETPDSVAKRYHISVKELARLNPDMGKKLHAGQKLTIPAAAAAKAAEAELPGRGLPEAEPEAVPERAPAKPSRAAETADPTPALPESRDSADAEAAFEKGIEFGKQNKFQKAIEFFDKAIKLNPNRADFFASRGHAHYYLAQYPKAIDDYTKAIEKNPSFALAYSMRGLSRARSDKYQQAVEDFNKAISLGPTEADYYKGRGFTYLRLKQYGPMCQDYQKACSLGDCELLESVKKEKLCQ
- a CDS encoding glycosyltransferase family 2 protein, which produces MKRPSLAVTLVTYTYNDHALAAGLLAEAASWEGVPRECVVVDDGSAVPFAAPDAVPVPRVVRLSPNQGPARAKAAGIGAAGSRFVLSLDADIRLPPDWLVRCLPEAARPEVGIVATPIVNDAGEGLLADYQRLRYSLANGFSGDAQVAPAGVWLMRREVWQRHGFHDFAGRLHEDVLFSRTLRAAGLALRVLPGPPARQIRRLSRTTMARRGWTWQGPEFLEAAKANPIDPANALLVAVGRRMERHRAVNPAFVYYDCLYLAHALVEILTRAGYGDEAAALPAALAAILPEPRAGAYLLADLARLGHGNAPDESAGQAFPLAAALGQGLASLLPPDAGAALAAALPELAAEDAREDWDFSFYDGLPPGSK
- a CDS encoding zinc-binding alcohol dehydrogenase family protein, encoding MKAIIATGGFDPEAPQAFTEKELPEPEPRAHDIVVRLQAVGVNPVDTKVFDRLAPGQERILGWDAQGMVEAVGVKAGRFTPGQTVYYAGSITRDGCNADYQAVDERLVAPAPASLSPEQAAALPLTSLTAWEGLFDRLGFTAAEGANAGRGLLVVGGAGGVGSMVIQLAAWAGLDVTATAGRPESAAWCLEIGAKNVLGRGDLAAEAEAAGLGDFDAIYCTTHMEEHWTAMARVIAPQGSVCLIDDPSGPLDITAFKQKAVRLCWEFMFTRSMFATPDMARQGEILQQIAGLLDAGRLRPTLALTAKGLTVENVRQAHQRQRSGTMVGKQVITV
- the cyoA gene encoding ubiquinol oxidase subunit II, which codes for MKRNTASAFAAVLGLCALAALSGCSELALLDPKGPIGEAERRLIFIAFGLMLIVVIPVIVMAVWFPHKYRESNTEAEYAPKWSHSGKIELVMWLIPMVIVILLSTLLWIETHRLDPYKPLAAPDKQLPVEVVSLDWKWLFIYPRQGVAVVNELVFPAGMPLAFDITSDTVMTSFFIPRLGSQIYAMGGMRTKLHLLADTEGEYVGQNQQFSGAGYPDMFFPARAVSQAGFDAWLQKVKASPETLNMTRFDELRKPGVAAAPVYFSKIEPGIFEAILGKYDPMTKQGSPQPAGPGGYGGHGGHGGQGGHGGQAGSQGHGQ